Proteins co-encoded in one Haloarcula sp. DT43 genomic window:
- the priL gene encoding DNA primase regulatory subunit PriL encodes MEPLHARYPFLARSREAVEAAAVDLGEVVATDEAVTARALERVESAITDGSVGEPHRRTRVELLSYPVARVLVSLVDVHICTRKYAQAEAEAAYERFTEEFATTTELKSTQRETLDREELLAEFDLASAVRDAGDGYRVEVGAYLDLAADQRGDSWRLVNRPLADGQVRVTAEELHVLLKQAIRHRVADGLPFDVPDAIADELTEEVDRLEEVLSDLELTREIDTVVPELFPPCMKSLLDQVQKGEHLEHHSRFAIAAFLTGIGMTTDEIVDLFQVNPGFGEEATRYQVDHIRGETSPTEYSTPACSTMQSYGDCVNKDDLCETIAHPMGYYEQKLDDTDEEELVDWREDEGDEEADA; translated from the coding sequence ATGGAACCGCTCCACGCACGCTATCCGTTCCTGGCGCGGTCACGCGAGGCCGTCGAAGCCGCGGCGGTGGACCTCGGCGAGGTCGTCGCCACGGACGAGGCGGTCACGGCGCGCGCGCTGGAGCGAGTCGAGTCGGCCATCACGGACGGCAGCGTCGGCGAGCCACACCGGCGGACACGCGTCGAACTGCTGTCGTACCCCGTCGCCCGCGTGCTGGTCTCGCTCGTCGACGTCCACATCTGTACCCGCAAGTACGCGCAGGCGGAGGCCGAGGCGGCCTACGAGCGGTTCACCGAGGAGTTCGCCACGACGACGGAGCTGAAATCCACCCAGCGGGAGACGCTGGACCGCGAGGAACTGCTCGCGGAGTTCGACCTCGCGAGCGCCGTCCGGGACGCCGGCGACGGCTACCGCGTCGAGGTCGGCGCGTATCTCGACCTGGCGGCCGACCAGCGGGGGGACTCCTGGCGGCTGGTCAACCGGCCGCTGGCCGACGGGCAGGTCCGGGTCACCGCCGAGGAGTTGCACGTCCTGCTGAAGCAGGCCATCCGCCACCGCGTCGCCGACGGCCTGCCGTTCGACGTCCCCGACGCCATCGCGGACGAACTGACCGAGGAGGTCGACCGCCTGGAGGAAGTCCTCTCGGACCTGGAACTCACCCGCGAAATCGACACCGTCGTGCCGGAGCTGTTCCCGCCCTGCATGAAGTCCCTGCTCGACCAGGTCCAGAAGGGCGAGCACCTGGAACACCACTCCCGCTTTGCCATCGCCGCGTTCCTGACCGGCATCGGCATGACGACGGACGAAATCGTCGACCTGTTCCAGGTCAACCCCGGCTTCGGCGAGGAAGCGACCCGCTACCAGGTCGACCACATCCGTGGCGAGACCAGCCCGACGGAATACTCGACGCCGGCGTGTTCGACCATGCAGTCCTACGGCGACTGCGTCAACAAGGACGACCTCTGTGAGACGATTGCCCATCCGATGGGCTACTACGAGCAGAAGCTAGACGACACCGACGAGGAGGAACTGGTCGATTGGCGCGAGGACGAGGGCGACGAAGAGGCCGACGCCTAG
- a CDS encoding SWIM zinc finger family protein, producing the protein MTLIEPAADRQSTALAPDLRSLPDRAARAWTERMAVRPRADGTYAVTTESDSTYLVDITQQSCACPDNRIRGEHCKHLRRVAIEITARRVAPPGKDRATCDACGTVTFVGPDAPTPHLCGQCRLETGDIVRDRETGDRLVVTAVTDTLADDWTVEATGQTVADYDTNDGYPDDDIVVLATYLSAAVSETDPREYAFPLSRLRRAEDAELVGP; encoded by the coding sequence ATGACGCTCATCGAGCCAGCAGCCGACCGGCAGAGTACCGCACTTGCACCGGACCTCCGTTCACTCCCGGACCGGGCCGCCCGCGCCTGGACCGAGCGCATGGCCGTTCGCCCGCGCGCGGACGGCACGTACGCCGTGACGACCGAAAGCGACAGCACGTACCTCGTCGACATCACACAGCAGTCCTGTGCCTGTCCCGACAACCGCATCCGCGGCGAGCACTGCAAGCACCTCCGGCGCGTCGCCATCGAAATCACTGCACGGCGGGTCGCGCCGCCCGGAAAGGACCGGGCGACCTGTGACGCCTGTGGCACCGTCACCTTCGTCGGGCCGGACGCACCGACGCCTCACCTCTGTGGCCAGTGCCGACTGGAAACCGGCGATATCGTTCGGGACCGCGAGACGGGCGACAGACTCGTGGTGACGGCCGTCACCGACACGCTGGCCGACGACTGGACCGTCGAGGCGACCGGCCAGACGGTCGCCGACTACGACACCAACGACGGCTACCCCGACGACGACATCGTCGTGTTGGCGACGTACCTCTCCGCGGCCGTCAGCGAGACCGACCCGCGGGAGTACGCCTTCCCGCTGTCGCGGCTCCGCCGCGCCGAGGACGCCGAACTCGTCGGCCCGTAG
- a CDS encoding DUF7472 family protein: MDIERETLLQIVISAVAVVLFVSAAVTVSQSYLSGSSLSATGGYALIGVIGLFVVFMTAAGLWLERQQF; this comes from the coding sequence ATGGATATCGAGCGGGAGACGCTCCTGCAAATCGTCATCTCGGCGGTCGCCGTCGTGCTGTTCGTCAGCGCAGCTGTTACCGTCTCACAGTCGTACCTGAGCGGGTCGAGCCTGTCAGCCACCGGCGGGTACGCCCTCATCGGGGTCATCGGCCTGTTCGTCGTGTTCATGACCGCTGCCGGTCTCTGGCTCGAACGCCAGCAGTTCTAG